A window of Bacteroidota bacterium contains these coding sequences:
- a CDS encoding methylated-DNA--[protein]-cysteine S-methyltransferase: MTEPVSTYYHSPVGILKISGTDEYICEVSFHDKTQMQKGRKKNLPPMIIHCLEQLIQYFNGERKVFELPLNQPGTKFQQEVWSDLLTIPYGKTISYLDLAKMIGDIKATRAVANANGKNNIAIIVPCHRVIGSNRDLVGYGGGLWRKKWLLELEAKHTYGIQTLF; the protein is encoded by the coding sequence ATGACCGAACCTGTTTCTACATATTATCACTCCCCTGTGGGTATCCTGAAAATCTCAGGAACAGATGAATACATTTGTGAAGTCTCTTTTCATGATAAGACACAGATGCAAAAGGGGCGGAAGAAAAATTTGCCTCCGATGATCATTCATTGTCTTGAACAGCTGATACAGTATTTTAATGGTGAAAGAAAAGTATTTGAATTACCACTCAATCAACCCGGCACAAAATTTCAGCAGGAAGTATGGAGTGATCTGCTTACTATCCCATATGGTAAAACCATCAGCTATCTTGATCTTGCAAAAATGATTGGTGATATAAAAGCAACAAGAGCCGTAGCTAATGCAAATGGGAAAAACAATATTGCTATTATTGTTCCCTGCCATCGTGTTATTGGAAGTAACCGTGATTTAGTTGGATATGGCGGCGGATTATGGAGAAAAAAATGGCTGCTGGAACTTGAAGCCAAACATACTTACGGAATTCAAACTTTGTTTTAG
- a CDS encoding tRNA-binding protein, translating into MPISWDDFEKVDMRAGTIIEVNDFPKARKPAYKLKIDFGELGIKNSSAQLTKFYTKEDLLNRKVIAVVNFPPKQIADFISECLVLGVYDENKDVILLAPERSVTNGMKVG; encoded by the coding sequence ATGCCAATCAGCTGGGACGATTTTGAAAAAGTGGATATGCGGGCAGGAACAATTATTGAAGTGAATGATTTTCCAAAAGCCAGGAAACCGGCTTATAAATTGAAAATTGATTTTGGTGAGTTAGGTATTAAAAATTCATCGGCACAGCTCACTAAGTTTTATACAAAAGAAGATTTGCTGAACAGGAAAGTGATCGCTGTGGTAAATTTTCCACCAAAACAAATAGCTGACTTTATAAGCGAATGCCTTGTACTGGGTGTATATGATGAGAACAAAGATGTAATTTTATTAGCTCCTGAGCGCAGCGTAACAAACGGAATGAAGGTTGGATAA
- a CDS encoding 2-oxo acid dehydrogenase subunit E2, giving the protein MAIVDLVMPKLGESIMEATVLKWHKQPGDSVKMDETVLDIATDKVDSEVPSTAEGVIAEILFNVNDVVPIGTVIARIKTGAAETVTPTITPAQPKTEVHHPQVETVAEVVSTQHTTYKPAYTEISSSRPQTSNGNGAGRFYSPLVLNIAASEGVSMSELENIPGTGNEGRVTKKDILQYVSERKSGVRSRESGVRSETMVVPLSRIEPSTSSQQQTTNNQLTTYTGNVEIIEMDRMRKLIAEHMVRSKHTSPHVTSFTEADVTNLVQWRDKVKKDFEKREGTKITFTPLFIEAIVRCIKKFPLINSSLDGDKIIIKKDINVGMATALPSGNLIVPVIKNADQLNLVGLTKQVNALADSARNGKLRADDTTGGTFTLTNVGTFGSLMGTPIINQPQVAILAVGAIKKRPVVIETPAGDSIAIRHMMYLSMSYDHRIVDGSLGATFLTAVAKELENFNGTREI; this is encoded by the coding sequence ATGGCTATTGTAGATTTAGTAATGCCCAAACTCGGCGAAAGTATCATGGAAGCTACCGTGCTTAAATGGCATAAACAACCCGGTGATTCTGTGAAGATGGATGAAACGGTACTGGATATCGCAACTGATAAAGTGGATAGCGAAGTACCTAGTACAGCTGAAGGAGTGATCGCTGAAATTCTTTTTAATGTAAACGATGTAGTACCTATCGGTACTGTGATTGCACGGATAAAAACCGGCGCTGCTGAAACTGTTACTCCAACGATCACACCAGCACAACCGAAAACTGAAGTTCATCACCCACAGGTAGAAACTGTAGCTGAAGTAGTTTCAACTCAACATACAACATACAAACCAGCATACACAGAAATTTCATCGAGCAGACCTCAAACATCAAATGGAAATGGAGCAGGTCGTTTTTATTCACCGCTGGTATTAAATATTGCAGCCAGCGAAGGTGTGAGTATGAGTGAACTTGAAAATATTCCCGGTACCGGTAATGAAGGAAGAGTAACTAAGAAAGATATTCTGCAGTATGTGAGTGAAAGAAAGTCAGGAGTCAGGAGTCGGGAGTCAGGAGTAAGAAGCGAAACGATGGTTGTTCCTCTTTCGAGAATAGAACCTTCAACAAGTAGTCAGCAACAAACAACTAACAATCAACTCACAACTTATACTGGCAATGTTGAGATCATTGAAATGGATCGTATGCGCAAGCTGATCGCAGAACATATGGTTCGCAGCAAACATACCAGCCCGCATGTAACGAGCTTTACTGAAGCTGATGTAACCAACCTGGTTCAATGGCGGGATAAAGTGAAAAAGGATTTTGAAAAACGTGAAGGAACAAAGATCACATTCACTCCTTTGTTTATTGAAGCGATCGTTAGATGTATTAAAAAATTCCCACTGATAAATTCTTCCCTTGACGGCGATAAGATAATTATCAAAAAAGATATTAATGTAGGTATGGCTACTGCCCTGCCGAGTGGTAATCTTATTGTTCCTGTTATTAAGAACGCTGACCAGCTTAATCTTGTTGGCCTCACCAAACAAGTAAATGCATTGGCAGATAGTGCAAGAAATGGCAAACTGAGAGCAGATGATACGACAGGCGGCACATTTACGTTGACTAATGTAGGAACCTTCGGTAGTTTGATGGGTACACCGATCATCAATCAACCACAGGTAGCAATTCTGGCTGTAGGTGCAATTAAGAAACGTCCTGTTGTAATTGAAACTCCTGCCGGTGACAGCATTGCTATACGCCATATGATGTACCTGAGTATGAGTTATGATCACCGCATTGTAGATGGAAGCCTCGGAGCTACTTTCCTCACGGCTGTGGCGAAGGAGTTGGAGAATTTTAATGGAACAAGGGAGATATAA
- a CDS encoding competence/damage-inducible protein A, with product MKKVNASIITIGDELLIGQTIDTNSAFIAQELNKIGVWVRHRTAVGDVWDDIWNALDDESKLSDIIIITGGLGPTADDITKPLLCKYFGGKLIVDEKVENHVRYLFEKVFRRPGPMLERNLKQAEVPDVCTVLFNKRGTAPGMLFRKDGKIFISLPGVPHEMKGLITTEVIPLIQNEFSLPAIVHKTAFTAGMGESMIAERLVDLEASLPDTIKLAYLPNYGMVRLRLTITADTNEIAEDQVIPFFEQLKEKVKDILVSDIDEGLEVVIGKILKEKNKTIATAESCTGGYIAHLITSVPGSSAYFNGSVVSYSNSVKENVLGVSASTLNTVGAVSEETVTEMVKGVIKKLDVDYAVAVSGIMGPDGGTPEKPVGLVWVAIGNKEKTETTKLQFRFDRHRNIEMTAQNALNILRKFILEN from the coding sequence ATGAAAAAAGTTAATGCTTCGATTATTACGATTGGTGATGAACTGCTGATTGGACAAACCATTGATACCAATTCTGCATTTATTGCACAGGAGTTAAATAAAATTGGTGTATGGGTTCGTCACCGTACAGCGGTGGGTGATGTGTGGGATGACATTTGGAATGCACTCGATGATGAAAGTAAACTTTCTGATATTATTATTATCACTGGCGGCCTTGGTCCTACTGCTGATGATATTACAAAGCCGTTGCTATGCAAATACTTTGGCGGCAAACTGATAGTTGATGAGAAAGTGGAGAATCATGTCCGGTACCTTTTTGAAAAAGTATTTCGCAGGCCCGGGCCGATGCTTGAAAGAAACCTGAAGCAAGCCGAAGTACCTGATGTATGTACTGTGTTGTTTAATAAAAGAGGAACTGCGCCGGGCATGTTGTTCAGAAAAGACGGGAAGATATTTATTTCACTGCCCGGTGTACCACATGAAATGAAGGGGCTGATAACAACTGAAGTTATTCCGTTGATACAAAATGAATTTTCGCTGCCTGCAATTGTTCACAAAACTGCATTCACGGCTGGTATGGGTGAATCGATGATCGCTGAACGGCTTGTTGATCTTGAAGCATCATTGCCCGATACTATCAAACTGGCCTATCTGCCTAATTATGGGATGGTAAGATTGCGGTTAACAATAACCGCTGATACTAATGAAATCGCAGAAGATCAGGTAATACCTTTTTTTGAACAGTTGAAAGAAAAAGTAAAAGATATTCTCGTCAGTGATATTGACGAAGGCCTGGAAGTAGTGATCGGTAAAATTTTGAAAGAGAAAAATAAAACAATAGCTACCGCCGAAAGTTGTACCGGTGGCTATATTGCTCATCTCATTACTTCTGTTCCGGGTTCGTCTGCTTATTTTAATGGCAGTGTTGTGAGTTATTCAAATAGCGTAAAGGAAAATGTATTGGGTGTTTCTGCAAGTACATTGAATACAGTTGGCGCAGTAAGCGAAGAAACAGTTACTGAAATGGTGAAAGGTGTAATTAAAAAACTTGATGTTGATTATGCAGTTGCTGTATCAGGCATTATGGGACCGGATGGTGGAACTCCCGAAAAACCGGTTGGGCTTGTATGGGTGGCTATTGGTAATAAAGAAAAAACAGAAACAACAAAGCTTCAATTTCGCTTTGACAGGCATCGGAATATTGAAATGACGGCTCAGAATGCACTGAACATTTTGAGAAAGTTTATACTGGAGAACTAA